The following proteins come from a genomic window of Rutidosis leptorrhynchoides isolate AG116_Rl617_1_P2 chromosome 10, CSIRO_AGI_Rlap_v1, whole genome shotgun sequence:
- the LOC139872115 gene encoding caffeoylshikimate esterase-like: protein MPTFYWGDTPEEEFYKSQGIRNSKSYFQTPYDAKIFTQSWLPIDPTRPVKAVVFMTHGYTSDSTWCFQNICIAYAKWGYAVYAADLIGHGRSDGLHGYIGDMDKAAATSLSYFISVRKSDEYSNLPAFLFGESMGALITMLMYFQSDPDTWTCLIFSSPLFVLPEGMVPSKLHLTMYGLLFGLADTWAAMPDSKLVTKAVRDKEKLKILVANPKRYAGKARVGTMREIVRVTNYVQNNFEKVNVPFFAAHGMSDGLASYSGSEMLYQNAVTENEDKELKLYEGLYHSLINGEPDEDADRVLADMKTWIDEMAIKFGPKCSSN, encoded by the exons ATGCCAACGTTCTACTGGGGCGATACACCCGAAGAAGAATTCTACAAATCACAAGGTATCCGTAACTCCAAATCATATTTCCAAACACCTTATGACGCCAAAATCTTCACCCAATCATGGCTTCCTATAGACCCGACCCGACCCGTTAAAGCTGTTGTTTTCATGACCCATGGATACACATCCGACTCCACCTGGTGTTTTCAGAATATATGCATCGCGTATGCCAAATGGGGGTACGCGGTCTATGCAGCTGACCTCATTGGTCATGGTCGCTCAGATGGACTTCATGGATACATTGGTGACATGGACAAAGCTGCTGCCACGTCATTATCTTACTTCATTAGTGTTCGTAAAAGCGATGAGTACTCTAATCTCCCAGCATTTCTTTTTGGTGAATCCATGGGAGCGTTGATTACTATGCTTATGTATTTCCAATCAGATCCTGACACGTGGACCTGCTTGATCTTCTCGTCTCCCCTTTTCGTCTTGCCTGAAGGCATGGTTCCCTCTAAG CTACATTTGACGATGTACGGGCTGTTGTTTGGACTGGCGGATACATGGGCCGCAATGCCAGATTCTAAGTTGGTGACAAAGGCAGTGAGAGATAAGGAGAAACTGAAGATACTAGTAGCTAACCCAAAGCGATATGCAGGGAAAGCAAGGGTGGGGACGATGAGGGAAATCGTCAGGGTCACAAATTACGTGCAAAATAACTTCGAGAAGGTCAATGTACCATTTTTTGCGGCCCATGGGATGTCAGACGGTCTGGCGAGTTATAGCGGGTCGGAAATGTTGTATCAGAACGCTGTAACTGAAAATGAAGATAAAGAGTTGAAGCTGTATGAAGGATTGTATCATTCGTTGATCAATGGGGAACCCGATGAGGATGCTGATCGCGTGTTAGCAGATATGAAAACTTGGATTGATGAGATGGCAATTAAGTTTGGTCCTAAATGTTCAAGTAACTGA
- the LOC139872536 gene encoding caffeoylshikimate esterase-like, protein MPPPPQPPPFYWGDTPEEEYYKSQGVSNTKSYFQTPYDTKIFTQSWLPLDPNQPIKATVFMTHGYTNDTSWAFQKICIAYASWGYAVFAADLIGHGLSDGLHGYIGDMDKAAATSLSYFISVRKSDHYSNLPAFLFGESMGALITMLMYFQSDPDTWTGIIFSAPLFVVPEPMMPSKLHLTLYGLLFGLADTWAVMPGPKGPPPPRPGKPSIKAMNPRRYAGKARVGTMREVARVTEHVRKKFEDVKVPFFAGHGLSDPMACHSGSEMLYEKAVTAKEDKALKLYEGMGHSLINGESDEDADRVLMDMKAWIDEKAIKFGSKGSDN, encoded by the coding sequence ATGCCACCACCGCCACAACCACCGCCGTTCTACTGGGGCGACACACCGGAAGAAGAGTACTACAAATCACAAGGCGTAAGTAACACCAAATCATACTTCCAAACACCTTACGACACCAAAATCTTCACTCAATCATGGCTTCCTTTAGACCCAAACCAACCCATCAAAGCCACCGTTTTCATGACCCACGGTTACACCAACGACACCAGCTGGGCCTTCCAAAAAATATGCATCGCTTACGCCTCCTGGGGTTACGCCGTTTTCGCAGCCGATCTTATCGGTCACGGCCTTTCAGACGGTCTTCATGGTTACATAGGTGACATGGACAAAGCGGCTGCCACGTCATTATCTTACTTCATCAGCGTTCGTAAGAGCGACCACTACTCTAACCTCCCAGCGTTCCTGTTTGGTGAATCAATGGGCGCGTTGATCACTATGCTAATGTACTTCCAATCGGATCCTGACACGTGGACCGGGATCATTTTCTCCGCACCACTTTTTGTCGTACCTGAACCCATGATGCCTTCTAAACTACATTTAACTTTGTACGGACTACTTTTTGGACTGGCGGACACGTGGGCTGTGATGCCGGGTCCTAAGGGCCCACCGCCACCAAGGCCGGGGAAACCGAGTATTAAAGCGATGAATCCGAGACGATATGCAGGGAAGGCGAGAGTGGGAACCATGAGAGAGGTTGCACGTGTGACTGAACACGTGCGAAAGAAGTTTGAAGATGTTAAGGTTCCGTTTTTTGCTGGGCATGGGTTGTCGGATCCTATGGCGTGTCATAGTGGGTCGGAGATGTTGTATGAGAAAGCAGTGACTGCGAAGGAGGATAAGGCGTTGAAGTTGTACGAAGGGATGGGGCATTCGTTGATTAATGGAGAGTCGGATGAGGATGCGGATCGTGTGTTGATGGATATGAAAGCGTGGATCGATGAGAAGGCGATTAAGTTTGGCTCTAAAGGTAGTGATAATTGA